The Girardinichthys multiradiatus isolate DD_20200921_A chromosome Y, DD_fGirMul_XY1, whole genome shotgun sequence genome has a window encoding:
- the LOC124863723 gene encoding band 3 anion exchange protein-like — MENNFTFEEGSDVSYEDNGPAFPSPLKLTSQSQSDNFNVKIKDEEKEEETEAPPEAIVIPTDSDAFLNVNTNATTRGDAQAYVELNELQGNIWQETSRWVGYEENLDPATKQWGPSHVSYLTFKSLLQVRRAMNTGAIIFDMNASNLSSVAEKIVDELVSKNEIRSNDRDALLRALLLRRSQNDGPVVTPAGDIQMQTFSIVKKRDSSDNMEASIVLTGILDLLQKPVMAFVRLSDTVVMESVLESSVPIRFVFMMVGPSHSEVNYTQTGRAMGAMMADWVFSLEAHLAQTEKDLAQAIADFMDCSIVIPPTEIQDKTMLESIVDFQQTMLRERLRPSDTRLAFGDRAAALDTATEGPKEDPLARTGYPFGGMVKDIKRRYRHYLSDYIDALNPQVLAAIIFIYFAALSPAITFGGLLADKTEKMMGVSELMVSTCVQGVIFCIIAAQPILIIGFSGPLLLFEEAFFSFCKAQGIEYIVGRTWVGMWLIVIVVVVVAVEGSFLVRFISRFTQEIFSILISLIFIYETFAKLINIFRTHPLILNYEHVNDTLDNPFHPVVKKHIEIHPDGNVTVQDLEVERPYPNTALLSMCLMFGCFFIAYFLRQFKNGTFLPGPIRRLIGDFGVPIAIFFMIAVDISIEDAYTQKLVVPKGVEVTNPNVRGWVINPLGEKKPFPIWMMGACCVPALLVFILIFMESQITTLIVSKPERKMIKGSGFHFDLLVLVTMGGISSIFGVPWLSAATVRSVTHANALTIMSKGPKPVIEKVIEQRISGMIVAIMVGVSIFMEPILRMIPMTALFGIFLYMGITSLSGVQMWDRILLLFTPKKYHPSNAYATRVRTPKMHIFTLIQLVCLAILWLVKQSPFSLALPFFLILTIPLRIFMTGRVFTPLEMKCLDADDAKVKFDDEDMEGGLA, encoded by the exons ATGGAGAACAATTTCACATTTGAGGAG GGCAGTGACGTGTCATATGAAGACAATGGTCCAGCCTTCCCTTCTCCCTTAAAACT GACTTCACAGAGCCAGAGCGACAACTTCAATGTCAAAATCAAAGATgaggaaaaagaggaagagaccgaggctcctcctgaagccattGTTATTCCCACTGATTCAGATG cttttctgAATGTAAACACTAATGCCACCACCAGGGGGGATGCTCAG GCCTATGTGGAGTTGAATGAGCTCCAGGGCAACATCTGGCAGGAGACCAGCCGATGGGTGGGCTATGAGGAGAACCTTGACCCCGCCACAAAACAGTGGGGTCCATCTCATGTCTCCTACCTCACCTTTAAGAGCTTGCTCCAAGTTCGGAGAGCGATGAACACAG GAGCCATCATCTTCGACATGAATGCCAGCAACCTGTCCTCTGTGGCTGAGAAAATAGTGGACGAGCTGGTCAGCAAAAATGAAATCCGCTCCAATGATCGAGATGCCCTGCTGAGAGCTCTCCTTCTGAGGCGCAG TCAGAATGATGGACCTGTGGTTACTCCGGCTGGAGACATTCAAATGCAAACCTTTTCTATTgtaaagaag agagACAGTTCTGACAACATGGAGGCTTCAATTGTCCTCACAG GTATTCTCGACCTCCTGCAGAAACCAGTGATGGCTTTTGTCAGGCTGAGTGACACTGTAGTAATGGAGTCTGTCCTGGAATCTTCGGTGCCCATTCGTTTCGTCTTCATGATGGTTGGCCCCAGCCACAGTGAAGTGAACTACACTCAAACTGGACGTGCCATGGGTGCTATGATGGCTGACTGG GTGTTCAGTCTTGAAGCTCACCTCGCCCAAACTGAGAAAGATCTGGCCCAAGCAATTGCTGACTTCATGGACTGCAGCATTGTGATTCCCCCCACTGAGATCCAAGACAAAACAATGCTAGAGTCAATTGTTGACTTCCAGCAGACAATGCTTCGCGAAAGACTCCGTCCTTCTGATACCCGCCTTGCCTTTGGAGACAGAGCAGCAG CTTTAGATACAGCTACAGAAGGGCCAAAGGAGGACCCTCTGGCCCGTACAGGCTATCCTTTTGGTGGAATGGTGAAAGACATCAAACGTCGATACCGTCACTACCTCAGCGACTACATAGACGCTCTGAACCCTCAGGTCCTTGCTGCCATCATCTTCATCTACTTCGCTGCCCTGTCACCTGCCATCACTTTTGGGGGACTTCTag cggacaaaactgaaaaaatgatGGGTGTCTCAGAGCTTATGGTCTCCACCTGCGTCCAGGGTGTCATCTTTTGCATCATTGCTGCCCAGCCTATCCTCATCATTGGATTTTCTGGACCTCTGCTCCTTTTTGAGGAGGCTTTCTTTTCC TTCTGCAAAGCCCAAGGCATCGAATACATTGTGGGTCGTACCTGGGTGGGTATGTGGCTGATAGTGATCGTGGTTGTAGTTGTGGCAGTGGAAGGCAGCTTCTTGGTCCGATTCATTTCACGCTTCACCCAAGAAATCTTCTCAATCCTCATTTCACTCATCTTCATCTACGAGACCTTTGCCAAACTCATAAAT ATCTTCAGAACCCATCCTTTGATCCTAAACTATGAACATGTCAACGACACACTGGACAACCCCTTCCACCCAGTCGTCAAGAAGCACATTGAGATTCATCCAGATGGCAATGTGACCGTTCAAGACCTGGAGGTTGAAAGGCCATATCCCAACACTGCCCTGCTGTCTATGTGCCTGATGTTTGGCTGCTTCTTCATTGCATACTTCCTCCGTCAGTTCAAAAATGGCACCTTCCTTCCTGGCCCG ATTCGTCGCTTAATTGGAGATTTTGGAGTCCCTATTGCCATCTTCTTCATGATTGCAGTGGACATTAGCATTGAGGATGCTTACACTCAG AAACTAGTTGTGCCAAAAGGTGTTGAAGTGACCAATCCCAATGTCAGAGGCTGGGTAATCAACCCTTTGGGAGAAAAAAAGCCTTTCCCTATTTGGATGATGGGTGCCTGCTGTGTACCTGCTCTGCTTGTCTTCATCCTCATTTTCATGGAGTCCCAGATTACTAC GCTGATTGTGAGCAAACCTgagaggaaaatgataaaaggCTCTGGTTTTCATTTTGACCTGCTTGTCCTGGTAACCATGGGCGGCATTTCCTCTATCTTTGGGGTCCCCTGGCTAAGTGCTGCCACTGTGCGGTCCGTCACCCATGCCAACGCTCTGACTATCATGTCTAAGGGGCCCAAACCAGTGATTGAGAAGGTGATTGAGCAGAGGATCAGTGGTATGATCGTGGCCATCATGGTTG GGGTTTCAATTTTCATGGAACCGATACTGAGGATGATTCCAATGACCGCCTTGTTTGGTATCTTCCTATATATGGGTATCACCTCTCTAAGTGGGGTCCAGATGTGGGACAGGATCCTTCTGCTCTTTACACCGAAGAAATACCATCCATCTAATGCCTATGCCACCAGG GTGAGAACTCCGAAGATGCATATCTTCACTCTGATCCAGCTTGTGTGTTTGGCCATCCTTTGGTTGGTCAAGCAGAGCCCCTTCTCACTAGCACTGCCTTTCTTTCTCATTCTCACCATCCCACTGCGAATCTTTATGACCGGTCGGGTCTTCACTCCCTTGGAGATGAAATGT CTGGATGCAGATGATGCCAAAGTGAAATTTGATGATGAAGACATGGAGGGTGGATTGGCATAA